The nucleotide window TATCAACGACGATATTAGAACCATCTGTTAAGTTTACGTGGTAGATAACACTTGGAGCGGTCGTAATTAAATCAATATTAAATTCACGTTCGATTCGCTCTTGAATGATTTCCATGTGTAGCAGTCCAAGAAAACCACAACGGAAACCGAATCCTAGCGCTTGAGAAGTCTCTGCTTCAAATTGAAGAGCAGAGTCATTTAGTTCTAGTTTTTCTAAAGCATCACGTAAATCATTGTATTTAGAGGAGTCAATTGGATATAAACCACAGTAAACCATTGGATTTAATTTGCGGTATCCTTCAAGTGCTTCTTCTGCTGGATTGTTCGCAAGTGTAATTGTATCACCCACTCGAGTGTCACCAACATTTTTGATTGCCGCTGTTAAGTAACCAACATCTCCGACAAGTAACTGGTCACGTGGTGTTGATTTTGGAGAAAAGACACCTACTTCGGTCACTTCAAATTCTTTGCCGTTTGACATCATTTTTATCCGGTCGCCGGCTTTCACAACCCCGTCCATGATTCGAATATTGGCAATAACCCCACGATATGCATCAAAAACAGAGTCAAAAATAAGTGCTTTTAGCGGTTTGTTTACATCCCCAGAAGGTTCTGGAACTTTTTCAACGATTTGTTCTAAAATGTCTTCAATGCCGATACCTGATTTCGCAGAAGCAAGTACAGCCTCCGAAGCATCTAAACCAATAACGTCTTCAATTTCTTCGCGGACTCTTTCTGGATCGGCCGCTGGTAAATCGATTTTATTAATGACAGGTAAAATTTCCAAATCATTATCTAGCGCTAAATAAACATTGGCAAGCGTTTGTGCTTCAATCCCCTGCGCAGCGTCTACTACTAGGATAGCTCCCTCACATGCAGCCAAACTTCTTGATACTTCATAGGTGAAATCGACATGCCCAGGCGTATCAATTAAATGGAAAATATAAGTTTCCCCATCTTTTGCTTTATATTTTAATTGTACAGCATTTAATTTTATGGTTATCCCGCGTTCACGTTCTAAATCCATCGAATCTAGTAGCTGATTTTTCATTTCACGATGCGTCAAAGCACCCGTTTGTTCTAAAATCCGATCAGCGAGTGTAGATTTACCATGATCTATGTGCGCGATAATCGAAAAGTTTCTAATTTTCTTTTGTCTTGCATTCATTTCTTCTTTGTTCATTTCCCCAGCTCCTGATTAGAACTCATCGCATAAATCCGATGGCAAGCTATCCTTGATTATATCAGTAGAACGCTTAACATTCAATGACTTCTTTATTAAATACAGATAAATTTAAAATAAAATAGAAAGTATTATTGCAATATGGCTGTGATTTCGGTATAATAGCATTTGTTCTGATATATTTTAAAAAGGTATGTTATATGAAATAAATACTACCTCATTAGTTTGGACGGAGGTGAATGGAATGCCAAATATTAAATCTGCAATTAAACGTGTAAAAACTGCTGAAACTCGCAACAGCCGTAATGCATCTCAACGTTCTGCAATGCGTACTGCTATCAAGAAATTTGATGAAGCAGCTGCAAACAACGCGGACAACGCGAAAGATCTTTACGTAGAAGCATCAAAAAAATTAGATAGCGCTGTGAGCAAAGGATTGATTCACAAAAACAATGCTGCTCGCAACAAATCTCGCTTAGCTGCTAAATTAGCTAAATAATACCGAGTTCGGTATAAAACATCACACCTTGTGTGGTGTTTTTTGTTTGTAAAAATAGCTTTGTCTCATAGGACAAAGCTATTTTTTATACCGTCTTTTGTCGATTATCTTGCAATTCGAACAAAAACCATTCTAACTTCTGTTCCTTATCGCCAAAACCAGTTTTCATTTCTAGATCTATTTCAGCTAATCGTTTTATAGCCTGATTCAATTGTAATTCTGAGAAATTCTTTGCTTGTTTAGATGCTAACTTCACACGAAATGGATGCACTTTTAATTTAGTTGCTGCTTGTTGCTGTGAATAGCCTTGTTGTTCTAGCAACTTCAATTGGTTAAGCAAACGGAATTGACTGGAAATTAACGCTAGTATCTTGATTGGTTCTTCTTTTTGTTTTAATAAATCATAATAAATTCGAAGCGCCCCACCAATATCCATCGCAATCATTTTATCAAGCAACAAGAAGATATTTTGCTCCAGTGACCGTACAACTAAAGATTCTACATCTTGAACCGTAATTTCTTTTGTATCAAAACAATATAGCATCAATTTTTGCAATTCATTCATCGCGGTCGTCAACTGACCACTAGTTAATTCCATAAGCCGAGTAATAGCCGCTTGTGACATTTGCATCTGGTTGTCGCTTATTTTTGCTTCAATCCATTTTTTTAGTTCATTTTCATTGGGACGTTTCGCCTCAATAACCGTAGCCGTCTTTTTGAGTAATTTCGTCAGTTTTTTGCGCTCATCTAGTTTTTCGACACGAGCAACAAAACATAATACTGAATAGTCGACTGGCTCATTGAGGTAGGTTTCTAATTTTGCAGTATCGTGTTCCACTTTGTTTTTACTTTTTTCAGTTGTTAAAAAAAGTGGATTATTTGCCATCACTAAGCGTTTATCACCAAAAAACGGCATGCTTTCTGCTTCTTGAATAACTGCTTCAATCGGCATTTCTTCTAAATCTAGATTGGCATAGTTAAATTCTACTTCTTCGCCATCTAAAATATTATCTATTAAAAGTTGTTTTGTTTCGTTAATAATATAATCTTCTGTCCCAATGATTAAATACACTGGTGTTATTTTTTTGGAGCGTATCTGTTTCCATTCTGGCAGCATCTATTTCGCCTCGCTTCACTCTTATTTCTCTTTCTATGGTAAAACATGAAATAAGAGATAGCAAGTTTTATTTCAAAGTTGCTTCAAAGCCTTTTCCAAATGTATAAATTATTTCGCCTTGTAAGTCTGTTCGCAAAATGGTTGTCTCTGCTCTTTCCAGAGTAACCAAAGTTTCTGCATGTGGATGACCAAAGCGATTTTCCAGACCACAAGAAATGATTGCAAAAGTCGGCTTTACTTTTTGAATAAATTCTTTAGACGTGGATGTTTTACTACCATGATGCCCTACTTTTAAAATATCTGCTTTAATTGGTTGGTTAAGAATCGCTTTTTCTCCGGCTTCCTCTAAATCCCCCGTAAAAAGCCATACTTTATTATCTAATATTGCTTTTAAGACAATGGAGTCATCATTGCCTCCTTCTCCTTTTTGAACCGGATATAAACATTCAAAACTGTTTTCGCCGACTTGCCACTTGGCTCCCGCTAAAATAATCGTTTGCTTTACTTGCGGCATTACAGCAAGGGCTTCCTTCATAATGGCCTTATTTTCAGCTCCTTGGGCAAAGATAAGCTCTTTGATTGAGATGTTTTTTTCTAAATCATCAAGTCCTTCCATATGATCTGCGTCACTATGCGTAATAATCACTTTATCTAAGCTACTAATTCCTTTTGATTTTAAAACAGGTGTGAGTGTGCTTCCGCCAATGGTAAAGGGATTTCTTTTTTTCGCCCAGTCTTCTTTCTCAAATGGAAGCTGCCCTCCTGTATCAATTAAATAATTGCCTTTGTTATAAGGTAATTGAATTAAAATGCTATCCCCTTGCCCAACATCAATAAAACTTACTTTTCCACTGAAATTAAAACTAGCAAGATAACAAAGTAGGCAAAAGCAAATAAAAATTCCGATTGAAAACTTCTTCTTTTGCCATTGATGAAAGAAGAATAAGATGGTTACTATAATTACTAGCAGGACTAAGGTGTTCGGTCGGCCAGTCACAATTGTTTGATGTGGTATCTTCGCAAAAATATTTGTAACACTTTCCACAAATTGTATGAAAAAAGTAAGCACGATTTCCAAAATATTAGTTAGCGTCGGGGAAAATAGAGATACTAAAAACACACTTATGCACCCGGGTAATATGATAATGGTAAA belongs to Listeria swaminathanii and includes:
- the rpsT gene encoding 30S ribosomal protein S20, whose translation is MPNIKSAIKRVKTAETRNSRNASQRSAMRTAIKKFDEAAANNADNAKDLYVEASKKLDSAVSKGLIHKNNAARNKSRLAAKLAK
- the lepA gene encoding translation elongation factor 4, which translates into the protein MNKEEMNARQKKIRNFSIIAHIDHGKSTLADRILEQTGALTHREMKNQLLDSMDLERERGITIKLNAVQLKYKAKDGETYIFHLIDTPGHVDFTYEVSRSLAACEGAILVVDAAQGIEAQTLANVYLALDNDLEILPVINKIDLPAADPERVREEIEDVIGLDASEAVLASAKSGIGIEDILEQIVEKVPEPSGDVNKPLKALIFDSVFDAYRGVIANIRIMDGVVKAGDRIKMMSNGKEFEVTEVGVFSPKSTPRDQLLVGDVGYLTAAIKNVGDTRVGDTITLANNPAEEALEGYRKLNPMVYCGLYPIDSSKYNDLRDALEKLELNDSALQFEAETSQALGFGFRCGFLGLLHMEIIQERIEREFNIDLITTAPSVIYHVNLTDGSNIVVDNPAEMPEPGVIESVEEPYVKATVMVPNDYVGAVMELAQNKRGNFITMEYLDDIRVSIVYEIPLSEIVYDFFDQLKSSTKGYASFDYELIGYKASKLVKMDILLNAEKVDALSFIVHRDFAYERGKIIVEKLKELIPRQQFEVPIQAAIATKIVSRSTIKALRKNVLAKCYGGDVSRKRKLLEKQKEGKKRMKQIGSVEVPQEAFMAILKMDESK
- the holA gene encoding DNA polymerase III subunit delta, which translates into the protein MLPEWKQIRSKKITPVYLIIGTEDYIINETKQLLIDNILDGEEVEFNYANLDLEEMPIEAVIQEAESMPFFGDKRLVMANNPLFLTTEKSKNKVEHDTAKLETYLNEPVDYSVLCFVARVEKLDERKKLTKLLKKTATVIEAKRPNENELKKWIEAKISDNQMQMSQAAITRLMELTSGQLTTAMNELQKLMLYCFDTKEITVQDVESLVVRSLEQNIFLLLDKMIAMDIGGALRIYYDLLKQKEEPIKILALISSQFRLLNQLKLLEQQGYSQQQAATKLKVHPFRVKLASKQAKNFSELQLNQAIKRLAEIDLEMKTGFGDKEQKLEWFLFELQDNRQKTV